A portion of the Carya illinoinensis cultivar Pawnee chromosome 11, C.illinoinensisPawnee_v1, whole genome shotgun sequence genome contains these proteins:
- the LOC122281456 gene encoding uncharacterized mitochondrial protein AtMg00820-like: MLTRSKTNIFCPLRRNDGTISWPSCKPTMSLTTSSVSTSPLIPEEPTSFIEVSKFVEWHTAMATEIDALLSNKTWDLVPFSPSYNLLGSKWVLKTKRKSDGSLECCKLRSSLAIVPVMHGSRGILRLLYPLPHRNTTHNKLLE; encoded by the exons ATGCTCACAAGatcaaaaacaaatattttctgTCCTCTACGCCGAAATGATGGTACCATTTCTTGGCCTTCTTGCAAACCGACCATGTCTCTCACCACCTCCTCTGTTTCTACTTCTCCCCTCATTCCTGAAGAACCCACTTCATTTATAGAGGTCTCTAAATTTGTTGAGTGGCACACTGCTATGGCAACTGAGATCGATGCCCTTCTCAGCAATAAAACTTGGGATCTTGTCCCGTTTTCTCCCTCATATAACCTTCTTGGCTCCAAATGGGTTCTGAAAACTAAACGAAAATCTGATGGATCACTTGAGTGTTGCAAG CTTCGATCCAGCCTCGCCATTGTTCCAGTGATGCATGGATCACGGGGGATATTGAGACTATTATACCCTCTGCCTCACCGCAATACCACTCACAACAAGCTTCTAGAATAG